A region of Thermococcus barossii DNA encodes the following proteins:
- a CDS encoding DUF530 family protein produces the protein MTTTEELVAQVNKILDDIGIDMDGLFETFDVPSISYHLRENLSLLQELEEDLSRRVGETTPSVKGMGKRDRDPHIQWIYKKKRNRVLALERLRAAITAHKMALALISANYTFFLGRKPITLKELTRENVEDVEAVPRSVQIGRIEVLPYMAYSGDVLRLLARESIAVRESFKLIKGKLREKGTVRTRGLRIEVEYWENNRLKKARLDLPADADIEGELRKRYGRRFRWRVLSFVKTKGVLINNHYTVDNLALAYSILDPQNGAEKLGLDLFRYYFLTSENERETLGLYPNIKLCIDCHYSIFDLPFRNEPGFRTGHGSMLIIRKCEMENALVGKRKDITTIPNYLLGAVLLYGMSEYGEDRVAELLGVPRDELEEAIRKFVISGLHKTLFADTKKFEKFLPKSDKAKQFLALLQG, from the coding sequence ATGACGACCACCGAGGAGCTGGTGGCCCAGGTAAACAAGATACTGGACGACATCGGGATAGACATGGACGGGTTATTCGAGACTTTCGACGTCCCGTCCATCTCCTACCATCTCCGGGAAAACCTTTCCCTCCTTCAGGAGCTTGAGGAAGACCTTTCGAGGCGCGTTGGGGAGACGACTCCATCCGTTAAGGGAATGGGCAAGCGCGACCGCGATCCGCACATCCAGTGGATTTACAAAAAGAAGCGCAACAGGGTTCTCGCGCTTGAGAGGCTTCGCGCCGCCATAACTGCCCACAAGATGGCCCTAGCATTAATCTCCGCCAACTACACGTTTTTCCTCGGAAGAAAGCCGATAACCCTCAAGGAACTCACCAGGGAGAACGTTGAGGACGTTGAGGCCGTTCCGAGAAGCGTCCAGATAGGCAGGATTGAGGTGCTACCCTACATGGCCTACTCCGGCGACGTCCTGCGGCTCCTCGCCAGGGAGAGCATAGCAGTCAGAGAATCCTTCAAGCTCATAAAGGGCAAGCTCCGCGAGAAAGGAACAGTCAGAACCCGCGGCCTGCGCATAGAGGTTGAATACTGGGAGAACAACCGTCTGAAGAAGGCCCGCCTCGACCTTCCTGCGGATGCTGACATCGAAGGCGAGCTGAGAAAACGCTACGGAAGGCGCTTCCGCTGGCGCGTGCTGAGCTTCGTCAAGACCAAGGGGGTGCTCATAAACAACCACTATACAGTTGACAACCTGGCGCTGGCTTACTCCATTCTCGACCCACAGAACGGTGCCGAAAAGCTCGGCCTCGACCTTTTCCGCTACTACTTCCTCACCTCCGAGAACGAGAGGGAAACCCTCGGTCTCTACCCCAACATAAAGCTCTGCATAGACTGCCACTACTCGATATTCGACCTCCCGTTCCGAAACGAGCCGGGCTTCAGAACGGGTCACGGAAGCATGCTAATCATACGGAAGTGCGAGATGGAGAACGCCCTGGTCGGGAAGAGAAAGGACATAACAACAATCCCAAATTACCTCCTCGGCGCGGTTCTCCTCTACGGGATGAGCGAGTACGGGGAGGACAGGGTTGCCGAGCTCCTCGGCGTTCCGAGGGATGAGCTTGAGGAGGCCATTAGGAAGTTCGTGATTTCCGGCCTGCACAAGACCCTTTTTGCCGACACGAAGAAGTTTGAGAAGTTCCTGCCGAAGAGCGATAAGGCCAAGCAGTTTTTGGCCCTCCTCCAGGGGTGA